The Streptomyces sp. NBC_01775 genome includes a region encoding these proteins:
- a CDS encoding DUF2470 domain-containing protein, whose product MFRPGISLPGTHAEGEQPRPVEDVRQPTAAERVRTLVQSSVSALLTIPGTAGGPDEPGSGTPEARTVTVDGDVILLVPADSPEARACLYAQDDDLTAVMEITDVAPVSVPHRIRGRAWVAGWLTPVRNDQRAACARLLAEANPAVPAAGTSRRMLRLEVGEAYIDDLWGAEPVEPDEFAEAAPDPLAAHEAELLQHLASAHADQVKGLCACRTGESVVPLAIDRFGLRVRGWGESGGCVDARFEFPEPVGSVAELRHAMHALFTAARG is encoded by the coding sequence ATGTTTCGACCTGGGATTTCCCTGCCCGGCACCCACGCCGAAGGGGAACAGCCGCGTCCCGTGGAAGACGTCCGGCAGCCCACTGCCGCCGAACGTGTACGGACCCTCGTGCAGTCCAGCGTATCCGCACTGCTGACCATTCCCGGCACCGCGGGAGGCCCGGACGAACCCGGCTCCGGCACCCCGGAGGCACGCACCGTCACCGTCGACGGAGACGTGATTCTGCTGGTCCCCGCGGACTCGCCGGAGGCACGCGCCTGTCTGTACGCGCAGGACGACGACCTGACGGCGGTGATGGAGATCACGGATGTGGCTCCGGTCTCCGTGCCGCACCGCATCCGGGGCCGCGCCTGGGTCGCCGGCTGGCTCACGCCCGTACGCAACGACCAACGCGCCGCCTGCGCCCGGCTGCTCGCCGAGGCCAACCCGGCCGTCCCCGCCGCCGGCACCTCCCGCAGAATGCTGCGCCTGGAGGTCGGTGAGGCATACATCGACGACCTGTGGGGCGCCGAGCCGGTCGAGCCCGACGAGTTCGCAGAGGCCGCGCCCGACCCGCTGGCGGCACACGAGGCAGAGCTGCTCCAGCATCTTGCCTCGGCCCACGCCGACCAGGTGAAGGGGCTGTGCGCCTGCCGCACCGGGGAGTCCGTCGTCCCGCTGGCCATCGACCGCTTCGGGCTGCGGGTGCGCGGCTGGGGCGAGAGCGGCGGCTGTGTGGACGCGCGCTTCGAATTCCCCGAACCGGTGGGCAGCGTCGCGGAGCTGCGGCACGCGATGCACGCGCTGTTCACGGCCGCGCGGGGGTGA
- the rpsD gene encoding 30S ribosomal protein S4 — MNQSRPKVKKSRALGIALTPKAVKYFEQRPYPPGEHGRGRKQNSDYKVRLLEKQRLRAQYDISERQMARAYDRARKVEGKTGEALIVELERRLDALVLRSGLARTIYQARQMVVHGHIAVNDRKVDKPSFRVRPDDVVMVRERSRDKHPFQVAREGGYAGEGETPRYLQVNLQALAFRLDRDPNRKEIPVICDEQLVVEYYAR, encoded by the coding sequence GTGAACCAGTCGCGTCCCAAGGTCAAGAAGTCGCGTGCCCTCGGCATCGCGCTGACCCCGAAGGCCGTCAAGTACTTCGAGCAGCGCCCGTACCCGCCGGGGGAGCACGGCCGGGGCCGCAAGCAGAACAGTGACTACAAGGTCCGTCTGCTGGAGAAGCAGCGCCTGCGCGCGCAGTACGACATCAGCGAGCGCCAGATGGCGCGCGCCTACGACCGCGCTCGGAAGGTCGAAGGCAAGACGGGCGAGGCCCTCATCGTCGAGCTTGAGCGCCGTCTGGACGCGCTCGTCCTGCGGTCCGGTCTGGCCCGCACGATCTACCAGGCCCGCCAGATGGTGGTGCACGGCCACATCGCGGTCAACGACCGCAAGGTCGACAAGCCCTCCTTCCGCGTCCGCCCGGACGACGTGGTGATGGTCCGCGAGCGCAGCCGCGACAAGCACCCCTTCCAGGTCGCCCGCGAGGGTGGCTACGCCGGTGAGGGTGAGACCCCGCGCTACCTGCAGGTCAACCTTCAGGCGCTCGCCTTCCGTCTGGACCGGGACCCCAACCGCAAGGAGATCCCGGTGATCTGCGACGAGCAGCTCGTCGTCGAGTACTACGCACGCTGA
- a CDS encoding DUF948 domain-containing protein, whose amino-acid sequence MSGGEVAGLLVAVFWAILVSFLAVVLVRLAQTLKAATKLVSGVTEQAVPLLGEASATVRSAQTQLDRVDAIATDVQEVTSNASALSSTVSTAFGGPLVKVAAFGYGVRRALGRKGEPEQPSKQRESRKVVVSRTVPAARRAGRKRGKG is encoded by the coding sequence GTGTCCGGTGGAGAAGTGGCCGGCCTCCTCGTGGCCGTCTTCTGGGCGATTCTGGTGTCGTTCCTCGCCGTTGTGCTGGTGAGGCTCGCACAGACGCTCAAGGCGGCGACCAAGCTGGTGTCCGGCGTGACGGAGCAGGCGGTTCCCCTCCTGGGAGAGGCGTCGGCGACCGTCAGGTCCGCGCAGACCCAGCTCGACCGCGTCGACGCCATCGCGACCGACGTCCAGGAGGTCACCTCCAACGCCTCCGCGCTCTCCTCCACCGTCTCCACCGCCTTCGGCGGCCCGCTCGTCAAGGTCGCGGCCTTCGGGTACGGAGTGCGCCGCGCGCTGGGCCGCAAGGGCGAGCCCGAGCAGCCCTCGAAGCAGCGGGAGAGCCGCAAGGTTGTCGTCAGCCGCACGGTGCCCGCCGCCCGGCGGGCCGGACGCAAGCGCGGAAAGGGCTGA
- a CDS encoding DUF6167 family protein codes for MFRRAFWFTTGAAAGVWATTKVQRKIRSLAPDALAVRAADKAVEGGHKLREFALDVRSGMAQRESELKDVLGLSAPAPEDRHPELPAQPDRRQLGAPGPTYPIRPYDRNEDH; via the coding sequence ATGTTCCGCCGCGCCTTCTGGTTCACCACCGGCGCCGCCGCCGGTGTCTGGGCCACCACCAAGGTCCAGCGCAAGATCCGCAGCCTCGCACCCGACGCGCTCGCGGTCCGCGCCGCCGACAAGGCCGTCGAAGGCGGCCACAAGCTCCGCGAGTTCGCGCTCGACGTCCGCTCGGGCATGGCCCAGCGCGAGAGTGAACTCAAGGACGTGCTCGGCCTGTCGGCCCCCGCGCCCGAGGACCGGCACCCCGAACTGCCCGCCCAGCCGGACCGGCGCCAGCTCGGCGCCCCCGGCCCCACCTACCCGATCCGCCCGTACGACCGGAATGAGGACCACTGA
- the alaS gene encoding alanine--tRNA ligase has translation MESAEIRRRWLRFFEERGHHVVPSASLIADDPTLLLVPAGMVPFKPYFLGEVTPPWPRATSVQKCVRTPDIEEVGKTTRHGTFFQMCGNFSFGDYFKEGAAKLAWELLTSSQDKGGYGLDPERLWITVYEQDDEAERIWREVVGVPAERIQRLGMEENYWSMGVPGPCGPCSEINYDRGPEFGVEGGPAVNDERYVEIWNLVFMQYERGEGSSKTDFEILGDLPSKNIDTGLGLERLAMILQGVHNMYEIDTSRAVIDKATELTGIAYGAAEHSDVSLRVVSDHIRTSVMLIGDGVTPGNEGRGYVLRRIMRRAIRNMRILGASRPVAEDLIDVVIETMGQQYPELVTDRKRIETVALAEEAAFLKTLRAGTNILDTAVTDTKAEGGKVLSGDKAFLLHDTWGFPIDLTLEMAAEQGLSVDEQGFRRLMKEQRERAKADAKSKKQGHADLSAYREIADSAGATDFTGYNATADEAGIVGLLVDGVPSPAAHEGDEVEVVLDRTPFYAEGGGQLADTGRIKLHSGAVIEVRDVQQPVPGVSVHKGTVQVGEVTVGSPAYAQIDGDRRRSIARAHSATHLTHQALRDALGPTAAQAGSENAPGRFRFDFGSPAAVPGGVLTDVEQKINEVLARELDVQAEYMGIDDAKKQGALAEFGEKYGQTVRVVTIGDFSKELCGGTHVHNTAQLGLVKLLGESSIGSGVRRVEALVGVDAYKFLAREHTVVSQLTELVKGRPEELPERVSGMLAKLKDAEKEIERFRAEKVLQAAGGLAEGAKDVRGIALVAAKVPDGTAADDLRTLVLDVRQRLGSRPAVVALFAVTNGRPLTVIATNEAAREKGLKAGELVRTAAKTLSGGGGGKPDVAQGGGQNPAAVDEAHAAVERLVAEAGGNA, from the coding sequence ATGGAGTCGGCTGAAATCCGCCGCCGCTGGCTGCGCTTCTTCGAGGAGCGGGGGCACCACGTCGTGCCGTCGGCGTCGCTGATCGCGGACGACCCCACCCTCCTGCTGGTCCCCGCGGGCATGGTCCCCTTCAAGCCGTACTTCCTGGGCGAGGTCACCCCGCCCTGGCCGCGTGCCACCAGCGTGCAGAAGTGCGTGCGCACACCGGACATCGAAGAGGTCGGCAAGACCACCCGGCACGGCACCTTCTTCCAGATGTGCGGCAACTTCTCCTTCGGTGACTACTTCAAGGAAGGTGCCGCCAAGCTCGCCTGGGAGCTGCTGACCAGCTCGCAGGACAAGGGCGGCTACGGCCTGGACCCCGAGCGCCTGTGGATCACCGTCTACGAGCAGGACGACGAGGCCGAGCGCATCTGGCGCGAGGTCGTCGGCGTTCCCGCCGAGCGCATCCAGCGCCTCGGGATGGAGGAGAACTACTGGTCCATGGGCGTCCCGGGCCCCTGCGGACCCTGCTCGGAGATCAACTACGACCGGGGTCCCGAGTTCGGAGTCGAGGGCGGCCCCGCCGTCAACGACGAGCGCTACGTCGAGATCTGGAACCTCGTGTTCATGCAGTACGAGCGCGGCGAGGGCTCCTCCAAGACGGACTTCGAGATCCTCGGCGACCTGCCCAGCAAGAACATCGACACCGGGCTCGGCCTGGAGCGCCTGGCGATGATCCTCCAGGGCGTGCACAACATGTACGAGATCGACACCTCGCGTGCCGTCATCGACAAGGCCACCGAGCTGACCGGCATCGCCTACGGCGCCGCCGAGCACTCCGACGTCTCCCTGCGCGTCGTCTCCGACCACATCCGCACCTCCGTGATGCTCATCGGCGACGGCGTCACGCCGGGCAACGAGGGCCGTGGCTACGTCCTGCGCCGCATCATGCGCCGCGCCATCCGCAACATGCGCATCCTGGGTGCCTCGCGCCCCGTGGCTGAGGACCTCATCGACGTCGTGATCGAGACGATGGGCCAGCAGTACCCGGAGCTGGTCACCGACCGCAAGCGCATCGAGACCGTCGCGCTCGCCGAGGAGGCCGCCTTCCTCAAGACTCTGAGGGCCGGGACCAACATCCTCGACACCGCCGTCACCGACACCAAGGCCGAGGGCGGCAAGGTACTTTCCGGCGACAAGGCGTTCCTGCTCCACGACACCTGGGGCTTCCCCATCGACCTCACCCTGGAGATGGCCGCCGAGCAGGGCCTCTCCGTGGACGAACAGGGCTTCCGCCGCCTGATGAAGGAGCAGCGGGAGCGCGCCAAGGCCGACGCCAAGTCCAAGAAGCAGGGCCACGCCGACCTCTCGGCCTACCGCGAGATCGCCGACAGCGCGGGCGCCACCGACTTCACCGGATACAACGCCACCGCCGACGAGGCCGGCATCGTCGGCCTCCTCGTGGACGGTGTCCCCTCGCCCGCCGCCCACGAGGGCGACGAGGTGGAGGTCGTCCTCGACCGCACCCCCTTCTACGCCGAGGGCGGCGGCCAGCTCGCCGACACCGGTCGCATCAAGCTGCACAGCGGCGCCGTCATCGAGGTCCGCGACGTCCAGCAGCCGGTGCCGGGCGTCAGCGTCCACAAGGGCACCGTGCAGGTCGGCGAGGTCACGGTGGGCTCGCCCGCGTACGCGCAGATCGACGGCGACCGCAGGCGCTCCATCGCCCGCGCCCACAGCGCCACCCACCTCACCCACCAGGCGCTGCGCGACGCGCTGGGCCCGACGGCGGCCCAGGCCGGTTCGGAGAACGCCCCCGGCCGCTTCCGCTTCGACTTCGGCTCGCCCGCCGCTGTCCCCGGCGGCGTGCTCACCGACGTCGAGCAGAAGATCAACGAGGTGCTGGCCCGCGAACTCGACGTGCAGGCCGAGTACATGGGCATCGACGACGCCAAGAAGCAGGGCGCGCTGGCCGAGTTCGGCGAGAAGTACGGCCAGACCGTGCGCGTGGTCACCATCGGAGACTTCTCCAAGGAGCTGTGCGGCGGCACGCATGTGCACAACACCGCGCAGCTCGGCCTGGTCAAGCTGCTGGGGGAGTCCTCCATCGGCTCCGGCGTGCGCAGGGTCGAGGCGCTGGTCGGGGTGGACGCCTACAAGTTCCTGGCCCGCGAGCACACCGTCGTCTCGCAGCTCACGGAGCTGGTCAAGGGCCGCCCGGAGGAGCTGCCCGAGCGGGTGTCCGGGATGCTGGCCAAGCTCAAGGACGCCGAGAAGGAGATCGAGCGCTTCCGCGCCGAGAAGGTCCTCCAGGCCGCCGGCGGGCTCGCCGAGGGCGCCAAGGACGTACGGGGTATCGCGCTGGTCGCCGCCAAGGTGCCGGACGGCACCGCCGCGGACGACCTGCGCACCCTGGTCCTCGATGTGCGCCAGCGGCTCGGCAGCCGCCCCGCCGTCGTCGCGCTGTTCGCCGTGACCAACGGCCGTCCCCTCACCGTGATCGCCACCAACGAGGCCGCCCGGGAGAAGGGCCTCAAGGCCGGTGAACTGGTGCGCACCGCCGCCAAGACGCTCAGCGGCGGGGGCGGCGGCAAGCCGGACGTCGCCCAGGGCGGCGGCCAGAACCCGGCCGCCGTGGACGAGGCCCACGCCGCCGTCGAGCGCCTGGTCGCCGAGGCGGGGGGCAACGCCTGA
- the ruvX gene encoding Holliday junction resolvase RuvX, which translates to MDSPSFRRGRRLAVDVGDARIGVASSDPDGVLATPVETVPGRDVPAALRRLVALAEEYEPLEVVVGLPRSLSGGEGPAAAKVRVFAEELAKNITPVPVRLVDERMTTVTAAQGMRASGVSSKKGRSRIDQAAAVVILQSALETERTSGRPPGKCVEVVV; encoded by the coding sequence ATGGACTCACCGTCCTTCCGGCGGGGCCGGCGGCTGGCCGTCGACGTCGGGGACGCCCGGATCGGGGTCGCCAGCAGCGACCCCGACGGGGTCCTCGCGACCCCCGTCGAGACGGTGCCGGGACGCGACGTTCCGGCGGCCCTGCGGCGCCTGGTCGCCCTGGCGGAGGAGTACGAACCCCTGGAGGTCGTCGTCGGGCTGCCCCGTTCGCTCAGCGGCGGGGAGGGTCCGGCGGCGGCCAAGGTGCGGGTTTTCGCGGAGGAGCTGGCGAAAAACATCACACCCGTGCCCGTCCGGCTGGTCGATGAGCGCATGACGACGGTCACCGCGGCGCAGGGGATGCGCGCCTCGGGAGTCAGTTCCAAGAAGGGGCGTTCGCGTATCGACCAGGCCGCCGCCGTGGTGATTCTGCAAAGCGCGCTGGAGACGGAACGGACGTCCGGCCGTCCCCCCGGGAAGTGCGTCGAGGTGGTTGTCTGA
- the mltG gene encoding endolytic transglycosylase MltG, whose amino-acid sequence MTEYGRGPGSQPWHPDDPLYGDQEWSGGQAGYEDGWGPNSQQGEYSGNPGYPQYPGAQQPHDPYYQQQSQQYEQYEYPQQYEHPQQAPQYGQTQNYQQPQDYQHYQNYQHPQQQPEQQQYGGWEGTQGGGRHYDPGYGGQGGHDTGQYDTGQYGIPQADLYGTGEHPAMAPADLYGTGEHSVMRPADLYGTGEHPAMAPADPYGTGEYQAMGPTDLYASGEHPAYAGPAQGYQQQGGYAPPQPRHPHEHPGHDPQRGPAAPDPDTGWDPGPDRGEHAFFSDRDEEEPDDYDRYDRYDGDEDGRGRGRKSGTGSRTKRRSGCACTVVAAVLAAGVGTVGYFGYDFYQTHFGPAPDYPGKGSGEVTVKIPEGASVADMGQVLQREGVVKSPGAFVEAAGNKRGIQAGTYTLRKRMSGARAVELMLDPNSQNGLIVAEGWRAKKIYQEVDKKLDVPEGTTEKAAESGKIGLPKWAKGKPEGFLFPSRYSVGKNSKPENVLREMVRRAEAEYTRTGLEAESKKAGKTPEEVITIASLVQAEAQQDHEFGKVSRVIYNRLDKDMKLGFDSTINYAMGRSSLDTSISDTKYPSPYNTYLHQGLPPGPIGNPGHQAIEAALKPTKGDWLYFVTVKPGDTRFTDSESEHSKNVEDFNKEQRNKKGNGG is encoded by the coding sequence ATGACTGAGTATGGCCGGGGACCTGGTTCCCAACCGTGGCATCCTGATGACCCCCTCTACGGGGATCAGGAGTGGAGCGGCGGTCAGGCCGGGTACGAGGACGGCTGGGGTCCGAACTCGCAGCAGGGGGAGTATTCCGGTAACCCCGGGTACCCGCAGTACCCCGGGGCGCAACAGCCCCACGACCCCTATTACCAGCAGCAGTCGCAGCAGTACGAGCAGTACGAATACCCCCAGCAGTACGAGCACCCCCAGCAGGCTCCTCAGTACGGGCAGACTCAGAACTACCAGCAGCCGCAGGACTATCAGCACTACCAGAACTATCAGCACCCCCAGCAGCAGCCGGAGCAGCAGCAGTACGGCGGCTGGGAGGGCACCCAGGGCGGCGGCCGGCACTACGACCCCGGGTACGGCGGGCAGGGCGGGCACGACACCGGCCAGTACGACACCGGCCAGTACGGCATCCCGCAGGCCGACCTCTACGGCACCGGCGAACACCCGGCGATGGCGCCCGCCGACCTGTACGGCACCGGCGAACACAGCGTCATGCGCCCGGCCGACCTGTACGGCACCGGCGAGCACCCGGCGATGGCGCCCGCCGACCCCTACGGCACCGGTGAGTACCAGGCCATGGGGCCCACCGATCTCTACGCCAGCGGTGAGCACCCCGCCTACGCCGGACCGGCGCAGGGCTACCAGCAGCAGGGCGGCTACGCCCCGCCTCAGCCACGGCACCCCCACGAGCACCCCGGCCACGACCCGCAGCGCGGACCGGCGGCCCCGGATCCCGACACCGGCTGGGACCCCGGCCCCGACCGGGGCGAGCATGCCTTCTTCTCGGACCGGGACGAGGAGGAGCCGGACGACTACGACCGCTACGACCGCTATGACGGGGACGAAGACGGGCGCGGTCGCGGGCGCAAGAGCGGGACGGGGAGCAGGACCAAGCGCCGTAGCGGCTGCGCCTGCACCGTGGTCGCCGCTGTGCTGGCGGCGGGCGTCGGCACTGTCGGATACTTCGGCTACGACTTCTACCAGACCCATTTCGGCCCGGCCCCGGACTACCCGGGCAAGGGCTCGGGCGAGGTGACGGTCAAGATCCCGGAAGGGGCATCCGTAGCCGACATGGGCCAGGTCCTCCAGCGCGAGGGTGTGGTCAAGAGCCCCGGTGCCTTCGTGGAGGCGGCAGGCAACAAGAGAGGTATCCAGGCGGGCACCTACACCCTGCGCAAGCGGATGTCCGGCGCCCGTGCGGTCGAGCTGATGCTCGACCCCAACAGCCAGAACGGCCTCATCGTCGCCGAGGGCTGGCGCGCCAAGAAGATCTACCAAGAGGTCGACAAGAAGCTCGACGTCCCCGAGGGCACCACCGAGAAGGCCGCCGAATCCGGCAAGATCGGCCTCCCGAAGTGGGCCAAGGGCAAGCCGGAAGGTTTCCTCTTCCCCTCCAGGTACAGCGTCGGCAAGAACAGCAAACCTGAGAACGTACTGCGCGAGATGGTCAGGCGCGCCGAGGCCGAGTACACGAGGACGGGCCTGGAAGCCGAGTCGAAGAAGGCCGGCAAGACACCCGAGGAGGTCATCACCATCGCCTCCCTCGTCCAGGCCGAGGCCCAGCAGGACCACGAGTTCGGCAAGGTCTCCCGGGTCATCTACAACCGCCTCGACAAGGACATGAAGCTCGGCTTCGACTCGACCATCAACTACGCGATGGGCCGCTCCAGCCTGGACACGTCGATCAGCGACACGAAGTACCCCTCGCCGTACAACACCTATCTCCACCAGGGCCTCCCGCCCGGCCCCATCGGCAACCCGGGCCACCAGGCCATAGAGGCGGCGCTCAAGCCGACCAAGGGAGACTGGCTCTACTTCGTCACGGTCAAGCCCGGGGACACCCGCTTCACCGACAGCGAGAGCGAGCACTCCAAGAACGTCGAAGACTTCAACAAGGAACAGCGCAACAAGAAGGGGAACGGCGGCTGA
- a CDS encoding shikimate dehydrogenase, which translates to MPEQAHQESYTGQERGKRAAVLGSPIAHSLSPVLHRAAYAELGLGTWTYDRFDVDEEGIAGFLADLDERWAGLSLTMPLKRAVIPLLDEVSETAASVEAVNTVVFGEDGRRLGDNTDIPGMIAALNEVDVEAVDSATVLGAGATAASALAALTRVCKGEITAYVRSEERAREMRGWGERLGVAVRTEEWTRAAEGLRAPLVLSTTPVGATDGLAQAAPAVGGTLFDVVYDPWPTALAAAWNGGVVGGLDLLVHQAVLQVEQMTGRRPAPGVMRAAGEAELRARAA; encoded by the coding sequence ATGCCCGAGCAGGCGCACCAGGAGTCATACACCGGGCAGGAGCGGGGCAAGCGTGCGGCGGTCCTCGGTTCCCCGATCGCCCACTCGCTCTCCCCGGTGCTGCACCGCGCCGCGTACGCCGAACTTGGCCTGGGGACCTGGACGTACGACCGCTTCGACGTCGACGAGGAGGGCATCGCCGGCTTCCTCGCCGACCTCGACGAGCGGTGGGCCGGACTGTCCTTGACCATGCCGCTGAAGCGGGCGGTCATCCCGTTGCTGGACGAGGTCAGCGAGACCGCCGCCTCGGTCGAGGCCGTCAACACCGTGGTCTTCGGCGAGGACGGCCGCCGCCTCGGCGACAACACCGACATCCCCGGCATGATCGCCGCCTTGAACGAGGTCGACGTCGAAGCCGTCGACAGCGCGACCGTGCTCGGCGCCGGCGCCACGGCGGCCTCCGCGCTCGCCGCGCTCACCCGGGTGTGCAAGGGCGAGATCACCGCCTATGTGCGCAGCGAGGAGCGGGCGCGCGAGATGCGGGGCTGGGGCGAGCGCCTCGGCGTCGCCGTACGCACGGAGGAATGGACGCGCGCCGCGGAGGGGCTCAGGGCGCCGCTCGTCCTCTCCACCACGCCGGTGGGAGCGACGGACGGCCTCGCACAGGCGGCGCCCGCCGTGGGCGGCACGCTCTTCGACGTCGTCTACGACCCCTGGCCGACCGCCCTGGCCGCGGCCTGGAACGGTGGCGTCGTCGGCGGGCTGGACCTGCTTGTGCACCAGGCGGTGCTTCAGGTCGAGCAGATGACCGGCCGGCGGCCGGCGCCGGGTGTGATGCGCGCGGCGGGTGAGGCGGAGCTGCGGGCCCGCGCCGCCTGA
- the aroC gene encoding chorismate synthase has translation MSRLRWLTAGESHGPALAATLEGLPSGVPVTTDMVADELARRRLGYGRGARMKFERDEVTFLGGVRHGETLGSPVAIMVGNTEWPKWEQVMAADPVDPDELAKLARNAPLTRPRPGHADLAGMQKYGFDEARPILERASARETAARVALGTVARSYLREVAGVEIVSHVVELGAAKAPYGSVPAPADVERLDADPVRCLDPEASEAMVAEIDQAHKDGDTLGGVVEVVAHGVPVGLGSHVHWDRRLDSRLAGALMGIQAIKGVELGDGFGLARVPGSQAHDEIHTTPDGIRRASGRSGGTEGGLSTGELLRVRAAMKPIATVPRALATVDVRTGEADKAHHQRSDVCAVPAAGIVAEAMVALVLADSVAEKFGGDSVAEARRNVRGFLDNLEIK, from the coding sequence TTGAGCAGGTTGCGCTGGCTGACAGCGGGGGAGTCGCACGGCCCCGCACTGGCGGCGACGCTGGAGGGCCTCCCCTCCGGCGTCCCGGTCACCACCGACATGGTGGCCGACGAGCTGGCGCGCCGCCGTCTCGGCTACGGGCGCGGCGCGCGGATGAAGTTCGAGCGCGACGAGGTCACCTTCCTCGGTGGCGTGCGCCACGGCGAGACCCTCGGCTCCCCGGTCGCGATCATGGTGGGCAACACCGAGTGGCCCAAGTGGGAGCAGGTCATGGCGGCCGACCCCGTCGACCCCGACGAGCTGGCCAAGCTGGCGCGTAACGCCCCGCTGACCCGCCCCCGCCCGGGCCACGCGGACCTGGCGGGGATGCAGAAGTACGGCTTCGACGAGGCCCGCCCGATCCTGGAGCGTGCCTCGGCGCGCGAGACCGCCGCCCGCGTGGCGCTCGGTACCGTCGCGCGCTCGTACCTGCGCGAGGTCGCCGGGGTCGAGATCGTCTCGCACGTGGTCGAGCTGGGCGCTGCCAAGGCCCCGTACGGCAGTGTGCCCGCGCCGGCGGACGTGGAGCGGCTCGACGCCGACCCCGTGCGCTGCCTCGACCCGGAGGCGAGCGAGGCGATGGTCGCGGAGATCGACCAGGCCCACAAGGACGGCGACACCCTCGGCGGCGTGGTCGAGGTCGTCGCGCACGGCGTGCCGGTCGGTCTCGGCTCGCACGTGCACTGGGACCGGCGGCTGGATTCCCGGCTGGCGGGTGCGCTGATGGGTATCCAGGCGATCAAGGGCGTGGAGCTGGGCGACGGCTTCGGCCTCGCCCGGGTGCCCGGCTCCCAGGCGCACGACGAGATCCACACCACCCCCGACGGCATCCGCCGCGCCTCCGGGCGCAGCGGCGGCACCGAGGGCGGTCTGTCCACGGGTGAACTGCTGCGTGTACGGGCTGCGATGAAGCCCATCGCCACGGTGCCGCGCGCCCTGGCGACCGTCGATGTGCGCACCGGCGAGGCGGACAAGGCGCACCACCAGCGCTCGGACGTGTGCGCCGTACCGGCCGCCGGAATCGTGGCCGAGGCCATGGTGGCGCTGGTGCTGGCCGACTCGGTGGCCGAGAAGTTCGGCGGTGACAGCGTCGCCGAGGCGCGGCGCAACGTGCGCGGCTTCCTCGACAACCTGGAGATCAAGTGA
- a CDS encoding shikimate kinase yields MTGPAVVLVGPMGVGKSTIGAILAERLGLACRDTDQDIVETAGKPISEIFLDEGETHFRELERAAVREALAEHTGILALGGGAVLAEETRALLAGRPVVFLEMGLGEAVKRVGLDAPRPLLMINPRQQWRKLMEERRPLYTEVARAVVSTEDRTPDEVADEILAALELQPTQPEKQQ; encoded by the coding sequence GTGACCGGCCCCGCCGTCGTACTCGTCGGTCCGATGGGCGTCGGCAAGTCCACCATCGGCGCGATCCTCGCCGAACGGCTCGGGCTGGCCTGCCGCGACACCGACCAGGACATCGTGGAGACGGCGGGCAAGCCGATCTCCGAGATCTTCCTCGACGAGGGCGAGACACACTTCCGGGAGCTGGAGCGCGCCGCCGTGCGCGAGGCGCTGGCCGAGCACACCGGGATTCTCGCGCTCGGCGGCGGCGCGGTGCTCGCCGAGGAGACCAGGGCGCTGCTGGCCGGGCGCCCCGTGGTCTTCTTGGAGATGGGCTTGGGCGAGGCCGTCAAGCGCGTCGGCCTGGACGCCCCCCGTCCGCTCCTGATGATCAACCCGCGCCAGCAGTGGCGCAAGCTCATGGAGGAGCGCAGGCCCCTCTACACCGAGGTCGCGCGCGCCGTCGTCAGCACCGAGGACCGCACCCCCGACGAGGTGGCCGACGAGATCCTCGCCGCCCTGGAGCTACAGCCGACCCAGCCGGAGAAGCAGCAATGA